Proteins from one Staphylococcus sp. IVB6214 genomic window:
- a CDS encoding NAD(P)/FAD-dependent oxidoreductase, translating into MFQTIIIGGGPSGIMAAISASQNEQSVLLIEKKKGLGRKLKISGGGRCNVTNNLPYEEIIKNIPGNGKFLYSPFTLFDNQSIIQFFESRGLKLKEEDHGRMFPITDKSQDVLDILIAEMNKQQVTVIENSPVASVSFSNGSYTVILEDGKHYYAKTVVIATGGTSVPHTGSTGDGYQFAISFGHTITDLFPTEVPIKSHEPFIKSQTLKGLSLKDVGLSVLRKNGKKRITHQMDMLFTHFGISGPAALRCSQFIYKEQQQQKRQDIQMQLDVFPSINEEQLKQKIISLLKEQPDKIIKNALKGLIETRYLHFIIEQANIDLETTYHHLSAQQINQLAHLFKAFTFTVNGTLPLEKAFVTGGGVSIKEIVPTTMSSKLQDGLFLCGEVLDIHGYTGGYNITSALVTGYVAGYYAGQFSPAEVIENPLFNEGTEL; encoded by the coding sequence ATGTTTCAAACAATCATCATCGGCGGTGGTCCTAGTGGCATCATGGCCGCAATTTCTGCCAGTCAAAATGAGCAAAGTGTTTTATTAATTGAAAAGAAAAAAGGGCTTGGCCGAAAATTGAAAATTTCTGGTGGTGGACGTTGTAACGTTACGAACAACCTACCCTATGAAGAAATCATCAAAAACATTCCGGGAAATGGAAAGTTTTTGTACAGCCCTTTTACACTATTTGATAATCAGTCTATCATTCAATTTTTCGAATCACGTGGATTAAAACTTAAAGAAGAAGATCACGGACGCATGTTTCCAATCACTGATAAATCTCAAGATGTTTTAGACATTTTAATTGCAGAAATGAATAAACAACAAGTGACAGTTATCGAAAATAGCCCTGTCGCATCTGTTAGCTTTTCTAATGGATCTTATACTGTGATATTAGAAGATGGCAAGCACTACTATGCTAAGACTGTTGTTATCGCAACTGGTGGTACAAGTGTTCCACATACCGGTTCTACTGGAGATGGCTATCAATTTGCGATATCTTTTGGTCATACTATCACAGACTTATTTCCAACTGAAGTGCCAATCAAATCTCATGAACCTTTTATCAAGTCACAAACATTAAAGGGATTAAGCCTAAAAGATGTAGGACTTTCGGTGCTTAGAAAAAATGGCAAAAAACGAATCACACATCAAATGGATATGCTATTCACCCACTTTGGCATAAGCGGGCCAGCTGCGCTCAGATGCAGTCAGTTTATATACAAAGAACAACAACAGCAAAAGCGACAAGATATTCAAATGCAACTTGATGTGTTCCCTTCTATAAATGAAGAACAACTCAAACAAAAAATCATATCTTTATTGAAAGAACAACCCGATAAAATTATTAAAAATGCTCTCAAAGGACTTATTGAGACACGTTATTTACATTTCATTATTGAGCAGGCAAACATTGACTTAGAAACCACATATCATCATCTTAGTGCACAACAAATCAACCAATTAGCACATCTTTTCAAAGCTTTTACTTTCACAGTCAATGGAACGCTTCCATTAGAAAAAGCTTTTGTTACAGGGGGTGGCGTTTCTATTAAAGAAATTGTACCAACTACGATGTCATCAAAATTACAAGACGGTTTATTTTTATGTGGTGAAGTACTTGATATACACGGGTACACAGGTGGCTATAACATTACAAGTGCATTGGTAACTGGCTACGTTGCCGGATATTATGCAGGACAGTTCTCACCGGCTGAAGTAATAGAGAATCCTTTATTTAACGAGGGTACGGAACTGTAA
- a CDS encoding pseudouridine synthase: MRIDKFLANMGVGSRTEVKNLLKKGLVTLNDEKIKSAKQQINPEQDQVCVAGQQIDYEPYVYLMLNKPAGVISATEDDMHKTVIDLIEEYEHLDLFPVGRLDKDTEGLLLITNDGDFNHRIMNPHKHVPKRYFAELAHPVSEGAIEKFEQGIQLTEGLLQPAQLEILMPNNHARVTICEGKYHQVKRMFHTIDNEVVYLKREAIGPLALDHRLKKGEYRKLTSSEINLFKNSE; encoded by the coding sequence ATGAGAATTGATAAGTTTTTAGCTAATATGGGAGTGGGTTCACGTACAGAAGTTAAAAATTTATTAAAAAAAGGGCTTGTCACTTTGAATGATGAAAAGATAAAGTCTGCAAAACAGCAAATAAATCCTGAACAAGATCAAGTTTGTGTTGCCGGTCAACAGATTGATTATGAACCTTATGTATATCTTATGTTGAATAAACCAGCTGGTGTCATATCTGCAACGGAAGATGACATGCATAAGACTGTTATAGATTTGATTGAAGAATATGAGCATCTAGATTTATTTCCGGTAGGTCGTCTTGACAAAGACACTGAAGGATTGTTACTTATTACAAATGACGGTGACTTTAACCATCGCATTATGAATCCGCATAAACATGTGCCTAAGCGCTACTTCGCAGAGTTGGCACATCCAGTTTCTGAAGGTGCTATTGAGAAGTTTGAACAAGGCATTCAATTGACAGAAGGCTTACTACAACCAGCACAACTTGAGATATTGATGCCCAACAATCATGCACGAGTGACGATTTGTGAAGGGAAGTATCATCAAGTTAAGCGTATGTTTCATACGATTGATAATGAAGTGGTTTATTTGAAAAGGGAAGCGATCGGTCCGTTAGCATTAGATCATCGGTTGAAAAAGGGTGAATATCGAAAACTGACAAGCTCGGAAATTAACCTTTTTAAAAATAGTGAATAA
- a CDS encoding MFS transporter, translating into MRMPSAIWWLVIGMAINITGASFLWPLNTIYMAQELDKSLSTAGFVLMINSIGMIGGNLLGGSMFDRLGGYRTIMIGTVFSLVATVLLNFFHGWPWYAIWLIMLGFGGGMIIPAIYAMAGAVWPQGGRKTFNAIYLAQNIGVALGAALGGIVANFSFDYIFLANLLMYVVFFFIAVFKFNVTYQAKVKTPNMIDDVTSIQDKKKFIALILLCVMFAFCWIAYVQWQTTIASFTQQIGISMPQYSLLWTINGVMILLGQPLITPMIQLLKGQMKKQLYVGLGILIVSFFITSFAMSFSIFVIGMVVMTFAEMFIWPAVPTIADQLAPTGRQGVYQGIVNAASTVGKALGPLLGGLIVDYFDMQTMFLSMIGLLMIAGIFLSVFDRGIRDHHTNGLS; encoded by the coding sequence ATGCGAATGCCAAGTGCAATTTGGTGGCTAGTTATCGGTATGGCAATCAATATCACAGGTGCCAGTTTTTTATGGCCATTAAATACAATATATATGGCACAGGAGTTGGATAAGTCACTCAGTACAGCAGGATTCGTGCTGATGATCAATTCAATCGGGATGATTGGGGGCAATCTTCTTGGAGGATCTATGTTTGATCGACTAGGTGGTTATCGTACAATCATGATTGGTACAGTTTTTAGTTTAGTGGCCACAGTGTTATTAAACTTTTTTCACGGCTGGCCATGGTATGCGATTTGGTTGATTATGCTAGGATTCGGCGGTGGTATGATTATTCCTGCGATATATGCGATGGCAGGTGCTGTTTGGCCACAAGGCGGTCGTAAAACATTCAATGCGATCTATTTAGCCCAAAATATTGGTGTAGCACTTGGTGCAGCGCTGGGTGGTATCGTTGCTAACTTTAGTTTTGACTACATATTTCTCGCTAACTTATTGATGTATGTCGTTTTCTTTTTCATTGCAGTGTTTAAATTCAATGTCACTTATCAAGCGAAGGTGAAAACACCAAATATGATCGATGATGTTACTTCGATACAAGATAAAAAGAAATTTATCGCATTAATCTTGTTATGTGTCATGTTTGCATTTTGTTGGATTGCTTATGTGCAATGGCAAACAACCATTGCATCATTTACACAACAAATTGGTATTTCAATGCCACAATATAGCTTGTTATGGACAATTAATGGAGTGATGATATTATTGGGTCAACCATTGATTACACCGATGATTCAACTGTTAAAAGGACAGATGAAAAAACAACTTTATGTTGGTTTGGGCATTCTTATTGTGTCATTTTTTATCACTAGTTTCGCGATGTCATTTTCAATTTTTGTCATTGGTATGGTCGTTATGACCTTTGCAGAGATGTTTATCTGGCCAGCCGTTCCAACTATTGCTGATCAATTGGCGCCCACTGGAAGGCAAGGTGTGTATCAAGGAATTGTTAATGCCGCTTCAACAGTAGGTAAAGCACTAGGACCATTACTCGGTGGTTTAATTGTTGACTATTTTGATATGCAGACGATGTTCTTATCAATGATTGGATTGTTAATGATAGCTGGTATTTTTCTGTCTGTTTTTGATCGTGGTATTCGTGATCATCACACCAATGGGCTTTCCTAA
- the pepV gene encoding dipeptidase PepV, protein MWREKVKEYENQMIEDLTGLLAIPSVRDDDEATADAPVGPGPKAALEYMYRLAERDGFDTFDTDHLAGRIEVGKGEDLFGILGHVDVVPAGDGWDSDPFTPVVTDDRVIARGTLDDKGPTIAAYYAVKILNDMKVDWKKRIHIIIGTDEESDWKCTDRYFETEEMPSIGIAPDAEFPLIHGEKGITTFDIKQTALAQDDDEPEIELHHFKAGERYNMVPDEANADLLVKENMTHTIQQFETFLSEHQLTGNHEVENGILKLTVYGKAVHGMDPSIGVNAGLYLIHFLNTLHLDQTAHNWTAFSERYLYDSHFGEKMDMKYRTDQMGDLTTNIGILTYDKAQGGSFGINLRYPEGFDFETAIRQFEDDIKTLGFELEIGKVQVPHFVDPSDPFIQKLLSAYRNQTGDMSPSYTIGGGTYARNLDKGVAFGAMFDDSEDLMHQKNEYITKKQLFNATSIYLEAIYSICVEG, encoded by the coding sequence ATGTGGAGAGAAAAAGTTAAAGAATATGAAAATCAGATGATCGAAGACTTAACAGGGTTACTCGCAATTCCATCAGTTAGAGATGACGATGAAGCGACAGCAGATGCCCCAGTTGGTCCTGGTCCTAAGGCAGCATTAGAGTATATGTATCGACTTGCTGAACGTGATGGTTTCGATACGTTTGATACAGATCACTTAGCAGGACGAATTGAAGTAGGAAAAGGCGAAGATTTATTTGGGATTCTTGGCCATGTTGACGTAGTACCTGCTGGAGATGGTTGGGATTCAGATCCATTTACACCTGTTGTCACGGATGATCGTGTAATTGCTCGAGGAACATTGGATGACAAAGGCCCTACAATTGCTGCTTATTATGCGGTTAAAATATTAAATGATATGAAGGTTGATTGGAAAAAACGTATTCATATTATTATTGGAACAGATGAAGAATCTGATTGGAAATGTACGGATCGTTATTTTGAAACGGAAGAAATGCCATCAATTGGTATTGCACCAGATGCAGAGTTTCCGCTCATTCATGGTGAAAAAGGAATCACAACATTTGATATTAAACAAACGGCGTTAGCTCAAGACGATGATGAACCTGAAATTGAATTACATCATTTCAAAGCAGGCGAGCGCTATAATATGGTGCCAGACGAAGCGAATGCCGACTTGTTGGTGAAAGAAAATATGACGCATACGATTCAACAATTTGAGACATTTTTATCAGAACATCAATTGACAGGTAACCATGAAGTAGAGAACGGTATTTTAAAATTAACGGTATACGGCAAAGCAGTACATGGTATGGATCCATCTATTGGTGTAAATGCGGGACTTTATTTAATCCATTTTCTTAATACACTGCATTTAGATCAAACAGCACATAACTGGACTGCATTCAGTGAACGCTACCTTTATGATTCTCACTTTGGTGAAAAGATGGACATGAAGTATCGTACCGATCAAATGGGAGACCTTACAACAAATATTGGTATTTTGACATATGATAAAGCACAAGGTGGATCATTTGGTATCAACCTACGCTACCCTGAAGGCTTTGACTTTGAAACGGCGATTCGTCAGTTTGAAGATGATATTAAAACATTAGGCTTTGAACTGGAAATTGGGAAAGTTCAAGTACCACATTTCGTTGATCCAAGCGATCCATTTATTCAAAAACTTTTATCGGCATATCGTAATCAAACAGGTGATATGTCTCCATCATATACAATTGGTGGGGGGACATATGCAAGAAACCTTGATAAAGGTGTCGCATTCGGTGCGATGTTTGATGACTCAGAAGACTTGATGCATCAAAAGAATGAATATATTACAAAAAAACAATTATTCAATGCGACGAGTATTTATTTAGAAGCAATTTATTCAATTTGTGTGGAGGGATGA
- the leuS gene encoding leucine--tRNA ligase encodes MNYNHKQIEKKWQQYWLDNKTFKTEDNLGQKKFYALDMFPYPSGAGLHVGHPEGYTATDIISRYKRMQGYNVLHPMGWDAFGLPAEQYALDTGNDPAEFTKANIQTFKRQIQELGFSYDWDREVSTTDPEYYKWTQWIFIQLYKKGLAYIDEIPVNWCEALGTVLSNEEVIDGVSERGGHPVVRRPMKQWVLKITEYADRLLEDLEELDWPESIKDMQRNWIGRSEGARVRFDIAETHENVEVFTTRPDTLYGATFIVLSPEHQLVDEITKAEQLEQVRAYQQEAAKKSDLERTDLAKEKTGVFTGAYAVHPLSGKQIPIWIADYVLASYGTGAVMAVPGHDERDYEFAETFNLDVVNVIEHEEDTPVYTGDGRHVNSGDLDGLNNAEAIEKAIAILEEKGAGERKVNYKLRDWLFSRQRYWGEPIPIIHWEDGSMTTVPESELPLLLPKMDQIKPSGTGESPLANSEEFVNVVDEKTGMKGRRETNTMPQWAGSCWYYLRYIDPKNDQMLADPEKLKHWLPVDLYIGGVEHAVLHLLYARFWHKVLYDLGVVPTKEPFQKLFNQGMILGEGNEKMSKSKGNVVNPDEIVASHGADTLRLYEMFMGPLDASIAWSETGLDGARRFLDRIWRLFVTDNHTLSDKVVDEATPKLEQVYHQTVKKVTEDFETLNFNTAISQLMVFINECYKADAINRVYVEGFVKMIAPIAPHIGEELWSILGHESTITYQPWPTFDEALLQADNVEIVVQINGKVRAKLEISKDTSREEMERIALADENIQANLEGKDIKKVIAVPQKLVNIVAK; translated from the coding sequence GTGAATTACAATCATAAGCAAATTGAAAAGAAGTGGCAACAATATTGGTTAGACAACAAAACGTTTAAAACGGAGGACAATTTGGGACAAAAGAAGTTTTATGCATTAGATATGTTCCCATATCCTTCTGGCGCTGGACTACATGTTGGTCATCCTGAAGGTTACACAGCAACAGATATTATTTCTCGTTATAAGCGAATGCAAGGTTACAATGTTTTGCATCCGATGGGTTGGGATGCATTCGGTTTACCAGCGGAGCAATATGCACTAGACACTGGGAATGATCCGGCTGAATTTACAAAAGCCAATATTCAAACATTCAAGCGTCAAATTCAAGAACTTGGATTTAGCTATGACTGGGATAGAGAAGTAAGTACAACAGATCCTGAATATTACAAGTGGACGCAATGGATTTTTATTCAATTATACAAAAAAGGTTTAGCGTATATCGATGAAATTCCAGTAAACTGGTGTGAAGCACTTGGTACTGTTTTATCAAACGAAGAAGTCATTGATGGTGTCTCTGAACGTGGTGGACATCCAGTTGTTCGTCGTCCAATGAAACAATGGGTGCTAAAAATTACAGAGTATGCAGACCGCTTACTGGAAGATTTGGAAGAGTTAGATTGGCCAGAATCGATTAAAGATATGCAACGCAACTGGATTGGTCGTTCTGAAGGTGCACGTGTGCGTTTTGATATTGCAGAAACTCATGAAAATGTTGAAGTGTTTACAACGCGTCCAGATACTCTATATGGTGCGACATTTATCGTATTGAGCCCAGAGCATCAACTTGTAGATGAGATTACAAAAGCTGAACAGTTGGAGCAAGTGCGTGCTTATCAACAAGAAGCAGCTAAGAAATCTGACTTAGAACGTACTGACTTGGCAAAAGAAAAAACAGGTGTGTTCACAGGTGCGTATGCGGTACATCCATTATCTGGTAAGCAAATTCCTATTTGGATTGCAGATTATGTACTCGCATCATATGGCACGGGTGCTGTGATGGCGGTTCCAGGTCATGATGAGCGTGACTATGAATTTGCTGAAACATTTAACTTAGATGTTGTGAATGTCATTGAACACGAAGAGGACACACCTGTTTATACTGGAGATGGTCGTCATGTAAATTCAGGCGACTTAGATGGATTGAATAATGCTGAAGCTATCGAAAAAGCAATTGCTATTCTGGAAGAAAAAGGTGCTGGCGAGCGCAAAGTGAATTACAAGTTGAGAGACTGGTTATTCAGTCGCCAACGTTATTGGGGTGAACCTATTCCAATCATTCACTGGGAAGATGGTTCTATGACAACAGTACCAGAATCTGAATTGCCACTATTGTTACCAAAAATGGATCAAATCAAACCATCAGGAACAGGTGAATCGCCACTTGCTAATAGCGAAGAATTTGTGAATGTCGTTGATGAGAAGACAGGAATGAAAGGGCGACGTGAAACGAACACAATGCCGCAATGGGCAGGTAGCTGTTGGTACTATTTACGCTATATAGATCCGAAAAACGATCAAATGCTTGCAGACCCTGAAAAATTAAAACATTGGTTACCAGTAGACCTTTATATCGGTGGTGTAGAACACGCTGTCCTTCACTTGTTATACGCACGTTTCTGGCATAAAGTACTTTATGACTTAGGGGTTGTACCGACTAAAGAACCTTTCCAAAAATTATTTAACCAAGGTATGATTCTAGGTGAAGGTAATGAAAAAATGAGTAAGTCTAAAGGGAATGTCGTGAATCCAGACGAAATCGTAGCGTCTCACGGTGCAGATACATTGCGTCTATATGAGATGTTCATGGGTCCACTTGATGCGTCAATTGCATGGAGTGAAACAGGATTAGACGGTGCACGTCGATTCTTAGATCGTATCTGGCGTTTGTTCGTTACAGATAATCATACATTATCTGATAAAGTGGTTGACGAAGCAACGCCGAAATTAGAACAAGTGTATCATCAAACGGTTAAAAAAGTCACAGAAGACTTTGAGACATTGAACTTCAATACAGCAATCAGTCAATTGATGGTATTTATTAATGAATGTTATAAAGCAGATGCGATTAACCGTGTGTATGTTGAAGGCTTTGTAAAAATGATTGCACCTATTGCTCCACATATTGGTGAAGAACTATGGTCAATTTTAGGACATGAAAGTACGATAACGTACCAACCATGGCCAACATTTGATGAAGCATTGTTGCAAGCTGACAATGTAGAAATTGTTGTTCAAATCAACGGTAAGGTCCGTGCGAAACTTGAGATTTCAAAAGATACATCACGAGAAGAAATGGAACGCATCGCATTGGCAGATGAAAACATTCAAGCAAACTTAGAAGGTAAAGATATTAAGAAAGTTATTGCTGTACCACAAAAATTGGTGAATATTGTTGCTAAATAA
- a CDS encoding polysaccharide biosynthesis protein: MSENKELVRGTFLLTVSILITKILGILYVIPFYRIIGGADNLAPYNYAYGPYNIAIAVATAGVPLAASKYVAKYNALGAYRVSQKLYKSSFVVMGVTGLIGFAVLYALSPTIASITIANNTDQSAGWTADQITSVIRTISFVVIFIPILATWRGVFQGYKSMGPTAVSEVIEQIARIIFILVGSYLVLNVFEGSMLLANGIATFGAAIGAIAAILTLWWYWIKRRKGIQEMVASDMTGIDVSYKDMYKEIISYSIPFVIVSLNYPLFMIVDQLTHNNALDIAGVSHRMQDMFFTILNMTTNKIVMIPTSLAAGFAISLIPFITKTYEEGNYKEMHKQIQTSIGVLMFITVPASLGIMSLAVPLYTVFYEYSIDGSRLLFIYAPVAILISLISVIASMLQGINKQKLTVFIILGAVLLKLLLNHPLIVMFHTAGAILSTAIALSFAIIASLLVLKKYAGYRISGTLYDIGKILICGFIMMIIVEAVYYGLQHIISPASQSGALIITVVCALVGVIVYTALTFKTRLADKFLGETANKIRRKLGFA, from the coding sequence ATGAGTGAAAATAAGGAGTTAGTACGGGGAACGTTTCTATTAACGGTAAGTATTTTAATTACAAAAATACTTGGCATACTTTATGTTATTCCGTTTTATCGTATCATAGGTGGCGCTGATAATTTAGCACCTTATAACTATGCATACGGCCCCTATAATATTGCGATTGCAGTTGCAACAGCGGGTGTCCCGTTAGCAGCATCTAAATATGTCGCAAAATATAATGCGCTAGGTGCCTATCGCGTCAGCCAAAAATTATATAAATCAAGTTTTGTAGTGATGGGGGTCACGGGTCTCATTGGATTTGCTGTGTTATATGCATTATCACCAACGATTGCATCTATCACCATCGCAAACAATACCGATCAAAGTGCTGGTTGGACAGCTGATCAGATTACGAGTGTCATTCGCACGATTAGTTTTGTTGTCATCTTTATTCCGATACTCGCAACATGGCGCGGTGTATTCCAAGGCTATAAATCTATGGGGCCAACTGCTGTTTCGGAAGTTATTGAACAAATCGCACGTATCATCTTTATACTAGTGGGCAGTTACTTAGTGCTTAATGTGTTCGAGGGATCAATGTTATTGGCGAATGGTATTGCGACATTCGGTGCAGCGATTGGAGCGATTGCAGCTATCCTTACACTATGGTGGTATTGGATTAAACGCCGTAAAGGCATTCAAGAAATGGTTGCATCTGATATGACAGGTATTGATGTTTCATATAAAGATATGTACAAAGAAATCATTTCATACAGTATTCCATTCGTTATTGTGAGTTTGAACTATCCATTGTTTATGATTGTGGATCAACTGACACATAACAACGCACTAGATATTGCAGGTGTTTCACATCGTATGCAAGACATGTTCTTTACAATTTTAAATATGACAACAAACAAAATTGTAATGATTCCAACATCCTTAGCTGCGGGATTTGCGATTAGTTTGATTCCATTCATCACAAAAACGTATGAAGAGGGCAACTATAAGGAAATGCACAAACAAATACAAACATCTATCGGTGTTTTAATGTTTATTACAGTACCAGCAAGTTTAGGGATAATGTCACTTGCTGTTCCGTTGTATACAGTGTTTTATGAGTACAGTATTGATGGAAGTCGATTACTCTTTATTTATGCGCCTGTCGCTATTTTGATTTCGTTAATCAGTGTGATTGCATCTATGTTACAAGGTATTAATAAACAGAAATTAACAGTATTCATTATTTTAGGTGCTGTATTACTTAAACTGTTGTTGAATCATCCATTGATTGTAATGTTCCATACTGCTGGAGCAATCTTGAGCACAGCCATCGCATTATCATTTGCGATTATAGCAAGCTTGTTAGTGTTGAAGAAATATGCAGGATATCGTATTTCTGGGACACTGTATGATATCGGTAAAATCTTGATTTGTGGTTTTATTATGATGATTATTGTTGAAGCGGTATATTATGGACTACAACATATCATTTCACCAGCAAGTCAAAGTGGTGCGCTTATTATCACTGTCGTATGTGCACTTGTAGGTGTGATTGTTTATACAGCATTGACATTCAAAACACGACTTGCGGATAAGTTCCTTGGAGAAACAGCTAACAAAATTAGAAGAAAGTTAGGTTTTGCTTAA
- a CDS encoding TIGR01212 family radical SAM protein (This family includes YhcC from E. coli K-12, an uncharacterized radical SAM protein.) yields MGTVFPYAFENKRYHTLNYHLKNQFGQKIFKVALDGGFDCPNRDGTVAHGGCTFCSAAGSGDFAGNRADAIPVQFQEIKSRMHEKWHEGKYIAYFQAFTNTHAPVDVLREKFEAALQEEGVVGLSIGTRPDCLPDDVVEYLAELNERTYLWVELGLQTVHQTTSDLINRAHDMDVYYEGVAKLRKHGIRVCSHIINGLPGEDYDMMMETAKTVAEMDVQGIKIHLLHLLKGTPMVKQYDKGLLQFMTKEEYINLVCDQLEILPPEMIVHRITGDGPIDLMVGPMWSVNKWEVLNDIDAELERRGTVQGARYTAEVLK; encoded by the coding sequence ATGGGAACAGTATTTCCTTATGCTTTTGAAAACAAACGTTATCATACATTAAACTACCATCTAAAAAATCAATTTGGACAAAAAATCTTTAAAGTGGCACTCGATGGTGGATTTGACTGCCCGAACCGAGATGGAACAGTAGCACACGGTGGGTGTACATTTTGCTCAGCTGCAGGAAGTGGTGATTTTGCTGGTAATCGTGCAGATGCAATTCCAGTTCAATTCCAAGAAATCAAGTCTCGTATGCATGAAAAGTGGCATGAAGGAAAATATATCGCATATTTTCAAGCATTTACAAATACACATGCGCCTGTTGACGTATTGCGTGAAAAATTTGAAGCGGCTTTACAAGAAGAAGGTGTTGTAGGACTTTCGATTGGCACACGTCCCGACTGCTTACCAGATGATGTCGTTGAATACCTTGCAGAACTGAATGAACGCACCTATCTATGGGTTGAACTAGGTCTACAAACTGTACATCAAACAACTTCAGATCTTATCAATCGCGCACATGATATGGATGTCTATTATGAAGGTGTTGCAAAGTTACGTAAGCATGGCATACGTGTATGTAGTCATATCATTAACGGTTTACCCGGTGAAGATTACGATATGATGATGGAAACGGCGAAAACAGTCGCAGAAATGGATGTACAAGGAATTAAAATCCACTTGCTACACTTGCTAAAAGGGACGCCGATGGTAAAGCAATATGATAAAGGCTTGCTACAATTTATGACTAAGGAAGAATATATCAACTTAGTATGTGATCAACTAGAAATATTGCCCCCTGAAATGATTGTTCATCGCATTACTGGTGATGGACCGATTGACTTGATGGTCGGACCGATGTGGAGTGTAAACAAATGGGAAGTACTCAATGATATCGATGCAGAACTAGAACGTCGTGGCACCGTACAAGGTGCACGATATACAGCAGAGGTATTAAAATGA
- a CDS encoding YtxH domain-containing protein, whose protein sequence is MANSKNVLKAAIGIGAAVTAVVLSNKERRTKVKETYDQYKENPEEYKQLAQEKVTKISSLATEEINKVKEDPKAYVETIKEDPTAFINDKKAQLLDENEKAEVNEADFVSEGGGDTSQNLNESTKEVLKNKKENTEK, encoded by the coding sequence ATGGCAAATTCTAAAAATGTATTAAAAGCAGCAATTGGAATTGGCGCTGCGGTTACAGCAGTTGTTCTTTCTAATAAAGAACGCCGTACAAAAGTAAAAGAAACTTATGATCAGTATAAAGAAAATCCTGAAGAATATAAGCAGCTTGCACAAGAAAAAGTAACTAAAATTAGTTCTTTAGCAACGGAAGAAATCAACAAAGTAAAAGAAGATCCAAAAGCTTATGTTGAAACAATCAAAGAAGATCCAACAGCTTTCATCAACGACAAGAAAGCACAATTGTTAGATGAAAATGAAAAGGCAGAAGTAAACGAAGCTGACTTTGTTTCTGAAGGTGGCGGAGATACTTCACAAAACTTAAACGAATCAACAAAAGAAGTTTTGAAGAATAAAAAAGAAAATACAGAGAAATAA
- a CDS encoding rhodanese-like domain-containing protein encodes MKEISMEQLKEKLLSNEPVHVIDVREDEEVALGMIPNAKHIPMQEVPERLEAFETNKTYYIVCAAGARSARVVDYLTDHDIDAVNVEGGMKAWGDGGLTYGGI; translated from the coding sequence ATGAAAGAGATTTCAATGGAACAACTAAAAGAGAAGTTATTAAGCAATGAACCTGTTCATGTTATTGATGTACGAGAAGATGAAGAGGTTGCACTTGGAATGATTCCGAATGCAAAACACATTCCAATGCAAGAAGTACCAGAACGTTTAGAAGCGTTTGAAACGAACAAAACGTATTATATTGTTTGTGCTGCTGGTGCAAGAAGTGCGAGAGTTGTTGATTATTTAACTGATCACGATATCGATGCGGTCAATGTTGAAGGCGGCATGAAAGCATGGGGCGATGGCGGTTTAACATACGGCGGAATTTAA